One stretch of Archocentrus centrarchus isolate MPI-CPG fArcCen1 chromosome 5, fArcCen1, whole genome shotgun sequence DNA includes these proteins:
- the LOC115780165 gene encoding SRSF protein kinase 2-like isoform X2 has product MSSSYAATIAALITSSSFNPPIKSSARPTSNVTRRRKPSQDHSHPATASLITTSSSNQAIKTASSDIWSHKPSQHHCPQPVQKNPLSPEPQGSYDEQQENPGDYCIGGYYPVEIGEIFVDRYQVVKKLGWGHFSTVWLCWDMVQGQFVALKVVKSAQTFTETALDEIKLLKCVRDSDPRDPQRESIVQLIDDFRVTGVNGEHVCMVLEVLGHQLLRWIIKSNYTGLPLPCVKSILRQVLQGLDYLHTKCKIIHTDIKPENILLRVDEVYVQKLAANTKLWQLPMSAAFTSTSVNTGSREKQNLSSLFGKLTWVFHTLGAWSSRVSRSPIKLLTRKDRSRRGKPDMSVSDVSAPSSTHSSTCHSKLTGPNLTVRRQTLLLEDRLDLAAHSHRDSCCSCPDLSTDAAVSGSRSVLLHQTADREPLPPSPSCPRGTGDSDVILDLLKPQNADKILIKIADLGNACWVHKHFSEDIQTCQYRSVEVLIGADYGTPADIWSAACMVSQILL; this is encoded by the exons ATGTCTTCATCATATGCTGCTACGATAGCAGCACTGATTACATCCAGCTCTTTTAATCCACCCATCAAAAGCAGCGCCCGCCCCACTTCTAACGTAACACGACGTCGTAAGCCCAGCCAGGACCACAGCCACCCTGCGACAGCATCTCTCATTACAACTAGCTCTTCTAATCAAGCCATCAAAACCGCCAGCTCTGACATATGGAGTCATAAGCCCAGCCAGCACCACTGCCCTCAACCTGTACAGAAGAATCCTCTTTCACCTGAGCCTCAGGGATCTTATGATGAGCAACAGGAGAATCCTGGAGATTATTGTATAG GAGGTTACTACCCTGTAGAGATTGGAGAAATTTTTGTTGACCGTTACCAAGTGgtaaaaaagttgggatggggTCATTTCTCTACTGTATGGCTGTGCTGGGATATGGT GCAAGGGCAATTTGTGGCTCTGAAGGTGGTGAAGAGTGCTCAAACGTTCACGGAGACGGCACTGGATGAGATCAAACTTCTGAAATGC GTAAGAGACAGTGACCCCAGAGATCCTCAACGTGAGAGCATAGTCCAGCTCATTGATGACTTCAGGGTGACTGGAGTGAATGGAGAGC ATGTGTGCATGGTTTTGGAGGTGCTTGGCCACCAGCTACTGAGGTGGATCATCAAATCTAACTACACAGGCCTCCCTCTGCCCTGCGTTAAGAGCATCCTCAGACAG GTTCTGCAGGGTTTAGATTACTTGCACACTAAATGCAAGATTATCCACACAGACATCAAGCCAGAAAACATCCTTCTGAGAGTGGACGAGGTTTATGTTCAAAAGCTAGCAGCCAACACCAAGCTGTGGCAGCTGCCCATGTCTGCTGCATTCACCAGCACCTCAG TGAACACAGGCTCCAGAGAAAAACAG AATTTGTCCAGCCTATTCGGAAAGCTGACTTGGGTTTTCCACACTCTTGGGGCGTGG TCCAGCAGGGTTTCCAGGAGTCCAATTAAGCTGCTGACGAGGAAAGACAGAAGCCGACGAGGCAAACCCGACATGTCGGTTTCTGATGTCAGTGCTCCCTCTAGTACCCACAGCTCCACTTGTCACTCTAAGCTAACAGGTCCTAACCTCACTGTAAGAAGACAGACTCTGCTGTTGGAAGACAGATTGGATTTAGCTGCACACagccacagagactcctgctgCTCGTGTCCAGACCTCAGCACAGATGCTGCTGTCTCTGGCTCCAGATCAGTGTTATTACATCAGACTGCAGACAGGGAGCCTCTTCCACCTTCACCATCCTGTCCACGAG GCACCGGTGACTCAGATGTTATTCTGGACCTACTGAAGCCTCAGAATGCCGACAAAATCCTCATCAAGATTGCTGATCTGGGCAACGCCTGCTGGGTG cacaaacacttttCTGAAGACATCCAGACGTGTCAGTATCGTTCTGTGGAAGTTCTGATTGGCGCTGACTACGGCACACCAGCTGACATCTGGAGCGCCGCCTGCATGGTGAGCCAAATACTTTTATAG
- the LOC115780165 gene encoding SRSF protein kinase 3-like isoform X1: protein MSSSYAATIAALITSSSFNPPIKSSARPTSNVTRRRKPSQDHSHPATASLITTSSSNQAIKTASSDIWSHKPSQHHCPQPVQKNPLSPEPQGSYDEQQENPGDYCIGGYYPVEIGEIFVDRYQVVKKLGWGHFSTVWLCWDMVQGQFVALKVVKSAQTFTETALDEIKLLKCVRDSDPRDPQRESIVQLIDDFRVTGVNGEHVCMVLEVLGHQLLRWIIKSNYTGLPLPCVKSILRQVLQGLDYLHTKCKIIHTDIKPENILLRVDEVYVQKLAANTKLWQLPMSAAFTSTSVNTGSREKQNLSSLFGKLTWVFHTLGAWSSRVSRSPIKLLTRKDRSRRGKPDMSVSDVSAPSSTHSSTCHSKLTGPNLTVRRQTLLLEDRLDLAAHSHRDSCCSCPDLSTDAAVSGSRSVLLHQTADREPLPPSPSCPRGTGDSDVILDLLKPQNADKILIKIADLGNACWVHKHFSEDIQTCQYRSVEVLIGADYGTPADIWSAACMAFELATGDYLFDPQSGATFSREEDHIAHIIELLGPLPSQFALSGRNSKRYFNTEGQLRRISKLKPWSLLEILLDKYEWPQEEALQFSSFLLTMLELLPEKRATAAQCLKHPWITS from the exons ATGTCTTCATCATATGCTGCTACGATAGCAGCACTGATTACATCCAGCTCTTTTAATCCACCCATCAAAAGCAGCGCCCGCCCCACTTCTAACGTAACACGACGTCGTAAGCCCAGCCAGGACCACAGCCACCCTGCGACAGCATCTCTCATTACAACTAGCTCTTCTAATCAAGCCATCAAAACCGCCAGCTCTGACATATGGAGTCATAAGCCCAGCCAGCACCACTGCCCTCAACCTGTACAGAAGAATCCTCTTTCACCTGAGCCTCAGGGATCTTATGATGAGCAACAGGAGAATCCTGGAGATTATTGTATAG GAGGTTACTACCCTGTAGAGATTGGAGAAATTTTTGTTGACCGTTACCAAGTGgtaaaaaagttgggatggggTCATTTCTCTACTGTATGGCTGTGCTGGGATATGGT GCAAGGGCAATTTGTGGCTCTGAAGGTGGTGAAGAGTGCTCAAACGTTCACGGAGACGGCACTGGATGAGATCAAACTTCTGAAATGC GTAAGAGACAGTGACCCCAGAGATCCTCAACGTGAGAGCATAGTCCAGCTCATTGATGACTTCAGGGTGACTGGAGTGAATGGAGAGC ATGTGTGCATGGTTTTGGAGGTGCTTGGCCACCAGCTACTGAGGTGGATCATCAAATCTAACTACACAGGCCTCCCTCTGCCCTGCGTTAAGAGCATCCTCAGACAG GTTCTGCAGGGTTTAGATTACTTGCACACTAAATGCAAGATTATCCACACAGACATCAAGCCAGAAAACATCCTTCTGAGAGTGGACGAGGTTTATGTTCAAAAGCTAGCAGCCAACACCAAGCTGTGGCAGCTGCCCATGTCTGCTGCATTCACCAGCACCTCAG TGAACACAGGCTCCAGAGAAAAACAG AATTTGTCCAGCCTATTCGGAAAGCTGACTTGGGTTTTCCACACTCTTGGGGCGTGG TCCAGCAGGGTTTCCAGGAGTCCAATTAAGCTGCTGACGAGGAAAGACAGAAGCCGACGAGGCAAACCCGACATGTCGGTTTCTGATGTCAGTGCTCCCTCTAGTACCCACAGCTCCACTTGTCACTCTAAGCTAACAGGTCCTAACCTCACTGTAAGAAGACAGACTCTGCTGTTGGAAGACAGATTGGATTTAGCTGCACACagccacagagactcctgctgCTCGTGTCCAGACCTCAGCACAGATGCTGCTGTCTCTGGCTCCAGATCAGTGTTATTACATCAGACTGCAGACAGGGAGCCTCTTCCACCTTCACCATCCTGTCCACGAG GCACCGGTGACTCAGATGTTATTCTGGACCTACTGAAGCCTCAGAATGCCGACAAAATCCTCATCAAGATTGCTGATCTGGGCAACGCCTGCTGGGTG cacaaacacttttCTGAAGACATCCAGACGTGTCAGTATCGTTCTGTGGAAGTTCTGATTGGCGCTGACTACGGCACACCAGCTGACATCTGGAGCGCCGCCTGCATG GCGTTTGAGCTCGCCACAGGGGACTATTTGTTTGACCCCCAGTCAGGAGCCACATTTTCTCGCGAGGAAG ATCACATTGCTCACATCATTGAGCTACTGGGACCTCTTCCATCACAGTTTGCCCTCTCAGGGAGAAATTCTAAACGATACTTCAACACTGAGG GACAGCTGCGACGCATCTCAAAGCTGAAGCCGTGGAGCTTGTTGGAAATCCTGCTGGATAAGTATGAGTGGCCGCAGGAGGAAGCTTTacagttcagttcatttctCTTGACCATGTTGGAACTGCTGCCAGAGAAaagagccacagctgcccagtGTCTGAAACACCCCTGGATCACTTCCTAG